One Balnearium lithotrophicum genomic region harbors:
- a CDS encoding metallophosphoesterase family protein, protein MKVAHISDSHLGYLQYRLVDRRNDFLKAFKQAVERAIDERVDLIIHTGDLFETFHPDVSTISEAISVFKEIKDTGIPVFAITGNHDRVLRRGYSPPHRILKDLDLITLIDPIGSLEYNGVFIAGMRYFPRTYMKSIKERFFSEFSEKAQKSDFSIFMFHQGLDQYLYYDYAYELNISDLPDGFDYYAGGHVHSFIRTEFRGGVLSYAGSTEFRSKREVKGGRRGFNIFNLETKELQRVELSNLREFFVVETDEERAPNDLKELLEKVKSCSEKPVVLIDYTYEKLDIYSLDSLIREIKRNSLYLRVSENKKIRESSYVPVDTSKSYSEIYEEFMKEKGAPEEVLALGKQIVEGNVEDVPQIVEGFLKEFLGETFNEFKKFSETK, encoded by the coding sequence TTGAAAGTAGCTCACATATCCGACAGCCACTTAGGTTACCTTCAGTACAGGTTGGTTGATAGGAGAAACGACTTCCTTAAGGCTTTTAAGCAGGCCGTTGAAAGGGCCATAGATGAGAGAGTTGACCTCATAATTCACACCGGAGACCTGTTTGAAACGTTTCACCCCGACGTATCAACAATCTCTGAGGCAATTTCTGTCTTTAAAGAAATAAAGGATACAGGTATTCCCGTTTTTGCAATTACAGGAAACCACGACAGGGTTCTGAGAAGAGGTTACTCTCCTCCTCATAGAATATTGAAGGACCTTGATTTAATTACCCTTATTGACCCTATTGGAAGCCTTGAGTATAACGGTGTTTTTATTGCAGGAATGAGGTACTTCCCGAGAACATATATGAAGAGTATTAAGGAAAGATTCTTTTCGGAGTTCTCCGAAAAAGCTCAAAAATCCGACTTTTCAATCTTTATGTTCCACCAGGGTTTAGACCAGTACCTCTACTACGACTATGCTTACGAGCTCAACATCTCTGACCTTCCAGATGGGTTTGACTACTACGCTGGAGGCCACGTTCACTCCTTTATAAGAACAGAGTTTAGGGGAGGAGTTCTTTCTTACGCCGGTTCAACGGAGTTTCGCTCAAAGAGGGAAGTTAAGGGTGGAAGGAGGGGATTCAACATATTTAACTTGGAAACTAAAGAGCTCCAGAGGGTAGAACTTTCAAATTTGAGGGAGTTTTTCGTAGTTGAAACTGACGAAGAGAGAGCTCCAAACGACCTCAAAGAGCTATTAGAGAAGGTAAAGTCCTGCAGTGAAAAGCCGGTTGTTTTGATTGACTACACGTACGAAAAGTTAGATATCTACTCGTTGGATAGTCTAATAAGGGAAATAAAGAGAAACTCACTCTATTTGAGGGTTTCGGAGAACAAAAAGATAAGAGAGAGTTCCTACGTTCCGGTGGATACGAGTAAATCCTACAGCGAAATTTACGAGGAGTTTATGAAGGAAAAGGGAGCTCCCGAAGAGGTTTTAGCTTTAGGAAAGCAGATAGTTGAAGGTAACGTAGAGGATGTTCCCCAAATTGTAGAGGGCTTTTTGAAGGAGTTTTTAGGAGAAACGTTTAATGAATTTAAAAAGTTTTCTGAGACCAAGTAG
- a CDS encoding ComF family protein: MNLKSFLRPSSILDLLFPSFCSVCGSFLIGEHKFVSCLPCWKENFKVYEGEKCINCGFPLEFLPGVNGLCRRCLERRREFYFDGVEFFTLYSGLPEVALKELKFSKVRPIAYEVGREISEDLLEKIEKWKVDTVIPVPIGSGRLRERGFNQTEEILKGAKVEFKIAVEKEFETRRQSELSKEERIENVKGLFRVRKNLKREVFAKRVLVFDDVFTTGSTVNEISKVLKESGALSVFVYTVCYTPLH, from the coding sequence ATGAATTTAAAAAGTTTTCTGAGACCAAGTAGCATTTTAGACCTCCTCTTCCCCTCTTTCTGCTCCGTCTGTGGTTCCTTCTTGATAGGTGAACATAAGTTTGTTTCGTGCTTACCCTGCTGGAAAGAGAATTTTAAAGTATACGAAGGAGAAAAGTGCATCAACTGTGGATTTCCCCTTGAATTTCTACCGGGGGTAAACGGCCTGTGTAGAAGGTGTCTTGAGAGAAGAAGGGAATTTTACTTTGACGGCGTTGAATTTTTTACACTCTACTCTGGTCTTCCTGAGGTTGCACTAAAGGAGCTAAAGTTTTCAAAGGTTAGACCGATTGCCTACGAAGTCGGTAGGGAAATTTCAGAGGATTTACTGGAGAAAATAGAAAAGTGGAAAGTGGATACAGTTATTCCTGTTCCCATTGGAAGTGGGAGATTAAGAGAAAGAGGATTCAATCAGACCGAGGAAATTCTAAAGGGAGCTAAAGTTGAATTTAAAATAGCAGTGGAAAAGGAATTTGAAACAAGGAGGCAGTCGGAGCTCTCAAAAGAGGAGAGGATTGAGAATGTTAAAGGACTTTTTAGGGTTAGGAAAAATTTGAAGAGAGAAGTTTTCGCAAAGAGGGTTCTTGTATTTGACGACGTATTTACAACAGGCTCAACGGTTAACGAAATTTCAAAGGTCTTGAAGGAGAGCGGAGCTCTGTCAGTTTTCGTCTATACCGTATGCTATACACCTCTTCACTGA
- a CDS encoding ABC transporter ATP-binding protein, whose translation MKSTPTEVLRAENVFKLYPVKRDFFGKVKEWFGALNGISVEIRKGETLGLIGESGSGKSTLGKVLLDIENPTEGRVLFKGKDISTLKGKEYKNYRVNVQAVFQNPQSSLNPRMRIWEIVTEGLKINKILTKKRDLREKALELLERVGLNSETLDKYPHQLSGGQKQRVAIARAVALNPEVIVADEPTSALDVSVQAQVVNLFLELQRELGMAYLFITHSIPVVKAVSDRVAVMYKGYILEEGRTEDVLEDPKHPYTELLLSSVPGSKRTYPNVEELSINKGCPFYPRCYKRKNECLNYKVELKEIKNRKVACIYYQ comes from the coding sequence ATGAAGAGCACTCCTACTGAAGTTTTAAGGGCGGAAAACGTCTTTAAGCTCTATCCCGTAAAGAGGGATTTTTTCGGAAAAGTTAAAGAGTGGTTTGGAGCTCTCAACGGCATTTCTGTAGAGATAAGAAAGGGAGAGACATTAGGACTTATAGGGGAGAGCGGAAGCGGAAAATCAACGTTAGGGAAGGTTCTCCTTGACATAGAGAACCCAACAGAAGGAAGAGTCCTTTTCAAGGGGAAGGACATATCAACCTTAAAGGGAAAGGAATATAAAAATTACAGGGTCAACGTTCAGGCAGTTTTTCAGAATCCTCAGAGCTCACTCAACCCGAGAATGAGAATCTGGGAAATTGTTACAGAGGGTTTGAAGATAAATAAAATATTGACCAAGAAGAGGGACCTAAGGGAAAAGGCTTTAGAGCTCCTTGAAAGGGTAGGGCTTAACTCAGAAACTCTCGATAAGTATCCTCACCAGCTTTCAGGAGGGCAAAAACAGAGGGTAGCCATTGCAAGGGCTGTTGCTCTAAATCCTGAAGTTATCGTAGCAGACGAGCCGACGTCTGCTCTTGATGTTTCCGTTCAGGCTCAGGTTGTGAACCTCTTTTTGGAGCTCCAGAGGGAGCTCGGTATGGCATACCTGTTCATAACTCACTCAATTCCGGTTGTTAAGGCAGTAAGTGATAGGGTTGCTGTTATGTACAAGGGCTACATCTTGGAGGAGGGAAGAACAGAGGATGTTCTTGAGGACCCTAAACATCCCTATACAGAGCTCCTGCTCTCGTCGGTTCCGGGAAGTAAAAGAACTTATCCAAATGTTGAGGAATTATCGATAAATAAAGGATGTCCTTTTTACCCAAGGTGCTACAAAAGGAAAAACGAGTGTTTAAACTATAAGGTTGAACTGAAGGAAATCAAAAACCGTAAAGTTGCCTGCATCTACTATCAGTGA
- the panB gene encoding 3-methyl-2-oxobutanoate hydroxymethyltransferase gives MERITTAKFLEKKRKGEKITVLTAYDFLTARIVDEAGVDGILVGDSLGMVVLGYSSTIPVTMEEMIHHTKAVVRGRRRALVIFDMPFLSYQTGTRDAVLNAGRALKETGCDAVKIEGGVEIAETIRALVNAGIPVVGHIGLQPQSVNVYGGYKLRGKTEEERKKLLEDARAVEEAGAFAVVLEKVPSELAREITESLSIPTIGIGAGRYCNGQVLVFHDLVGLFEEFKPKFVKRYAELGREAKSAVRKFIEEVKEGKFPDEEHSY, from the coding sequence ATGGAAAGAATAACTACTGCCAAGTTTTTAGAGAAAAAAAGGAAAGGGGAAAAAATAACAGTTCTAACTGCTTACGACTTCTTAACAGCAAGGATTGTTGATGAGGCAGGAGTTGATGGAATCTTAGTAGGTGATTCCTTAGGAATGGTTGTCTTGGGGTATTCCTCAACAATCCCTGTAACGATGGAGGAGATGATTCACCATACAAAGGCTGTTGTAAGGGGAAGGAGAAGAGCTCTCGTCATATTCGACATGCCTTTCCTTTCCTACCAGACCGGAACGAGGGATGCTGTTTTAAATGCCGGGAGAGCCCTTAAGGAAACTGGATGTGATGCGGTAAAAATAGAGGGAGGAGTTGAAATCGCTGAAACGATTAGAGCTCTTGTTAATGCCGGAATTCCTGTTGTAGGTCACATTGGACTCCAACCTCAGAGTGTAAATGTTTACGGGGGTTACAAGCTGAGGGGAAAAACTGAGGAAGAGAGGAAAAAGCTCTTAGAAGATGCAAGGGCTGTTGAGGAGGCAGGAGCATTTGCAGTTGTCCTTGAAAAGGTTCCTTCGGAACTTGCAAGGGAGATAACGGAAAGCCTCTCCATTCCTACTATAGGAATTGGAGCGGGGAGGTACTGTAACGGTCAGGTTTTGGTCTTTCACGACCTTGTAGGTCTGTTTGAGGAGTTCAAACCGAAGTTTGTTAAGAGGTACGCAGAACTTGGAAGGGAAGCTAAATCCGCTGTCAGAAAGTTTATAGAGGAAGTTAAGGAAGGAAAGTTTCCAGATGAAGAGCACTCCTACTGA